Proteins encoded within one genomic window of Thermococcus celer Vu 13 = JCM 8558:
- the fni gene encoding type 2 isopentenyl-diphosphate Delta-isomerase: protein MGEFDREELTVIRKFEHIEHCLRRNVQAHVSNGFEDVHFVHTSLPEIDKDEVDLSVEFLGRRFDYPIFIAGMTGGTKGSQLAGRINKTLAKAAQELNIPMGVGSQRAMIRKPETWESYYVRDVAPDVFLVGNLGAPQFSETIPERYGIEEALKAVETIQADALAIHMNPLQESVQPEGDTQYRGVLNALAELKAEFPYPIIAKETGAGVSMEVAVRLESIGIDAIDVGGLGGTSWSGVEYYRAKDEMGRDLALRFWDWGIKTAISVAEVRYATDLPIIATGGMRDGITMAKALAMGATFAGVALPLLRPAVKGDVDGVIRILRRYIEEIRNAMFLVGARDVGELRKVPLVITGFTREWLEGRIGLSTYLRRR from the coding sequence ATGGGGGAGTTCGATAGGGAAGAACTCACGGTCATCAGGAAGTTCGAGCACATCGAGCACTGCCTCAGGCGAAACGTTCAGGCCCACGTGAGCAACGGTTTCGAGGACGTTCACTTCGTCCACACGAGCCTGCCGGAGATCGACAAGGACGAGGTTGATTTGAGCGTCGAGTTCCTCGGCAGGAGGTTTGACTACCCAATCTTCATAGCCGGGATGACCGGCGGGACGAAGGGTTCTCAGCTGGCCGGGAGGATAAACAAGACTTTAGCTAAGGCCGCGCAGGAGCTCAACATACCCATGGGCGTCGGCAGTCAGCGCGCCATGATACGAAAGCCCGAGACCTGGGAGAGCTACTACGTCAGGGACGTCGCCCCCGATGTATTCCTCGTCGGGAACCTCGGGGCGCCGCAGTTCTCGGAAACGATTCCGGAGCGCTACGGGATTGAAGAGGCTTTGAAGGCCGTCGAGACGATTCAAGCCGATGCGTTAGCCATACACATGAACCCGCTTCAGGAGAGCGTCCAGCCCGAGGGCGACACACAGTACAGGGGCGTTCTCAACGCCCTCGCCGAGCTCAAGGCGGAGTTTCCTTACCCGATAATAGCCAAGGAAACCGGGGCCGGTGTCTCGATGGAGGTCGCGGTGAGGCTCGAGAGTATAGGCATCGACGCGATAGACGTCGGAGGCCTCGGGGGGACGAGCTGGAGCGGCGTGGAGTACTACCGGGCAAAGGACGAGATGGGGAGAGACCTCGCCCTGAGGTTCTGGGACTGGGGGATAAAAACCGCGATAAGCGTCGCCGAGGTTCGCTACGCCACGGACCTTCCGATAATAGCCACGGGCGGAATGCGCGACGGGATAACGATGGCGAAGGCCCTGGCCATGGGTGCCACCTTCGCGGGCGTCGCCCTGCCACTACTCAGACCTGCGGTGAAGGGCGACGTCGATGGGGTGATAAGGATCCTGAGGCGCTACATCGAGGAGATCCGCAATGCCATGTTCCTCGTCGGGGCGAGGGACGTCGGGGAGCTCAGGAAGGTCCCGCTCGTGATAACGGGCTTCACGCGGGAGTGGCTGGAGGGAAGGATTGGGCTATCGACCTATCTCAGGCGCAGATAG
- a CDS encoding isopentenyl phosphate kinase, which yields MIIVKVGGSVFSDKRGEPENFKGEVVRSIARELASFYPGEDFIVVHGGGSFGHPEAKRYGIREGLPEDPATADFRRMGFTLTHEAMLRANARFIDAFVRKGLPAFSVSTSSVFITENGEVAYGDLEVLKRLLELKFIPVLFGDVSIDLSKGIDILSGDQIITYLARMLEPDKVIFLMDVDGIYDGRPGEGKLIQNLPREGIPALLERLNCTAAGTDVTGGICNKLREAEKIAEHSEVWFVNGKVRGRLSGAIRGDGFGTRIV from the coding sequence ATGATAATCGTTAAGGTCGGGGGGAGCGTCTTCAGCGATAAGAGGGGTGAGCCGGAGAACTTCAAGGGCGAGGTCGTTCGGAGCATAGCGAGGGAGCTGGCCAGCTTTTACCCGGGCGAGGACTTCATAGTCGTCCACGGGGGCGGGAGCTTCGGGCACCCGGAGGCGAAGAGGTACGGAATACGGGAGGGCCTTCCTGAGGATCCGGCTACCGCGGACTTCAGGAGGATGGGCTTCACGCTGACCCATGAGGCCATGCTGAGGGCCAACGCCCGTTTTATAGACGCGTTCGTCCGCAAGGGTCTGCCGGCCTTCTCCGTCTCGACCTCTTCGGTCTTCATCACCGAGAACGGGGAAGTGGCTTACGGGGACCTCGAGGTTTTGAAGAGGCTCCTGGAGCTGAAGTTCATCCCGGTTCTCTTCGGCGACGTGTCGATAGACCTCTCGAAGGGCATCGACATCCTCTCGGGGGACCAGATAATAACCTACCTCGCCAGGATGCTCGAGCCGGATAAGGTCATCTTCCTGATGGACGTCGACGGGATCTACGACGGAAGGCCCGGCGAGGGGAAACTCATCCAGAACCTTCCGAGGGAGGGGATACCCGCGCTCCTCGAGAGGCTTAACTGCACCGCCGCGGGAACCGACGTCACGGGCGGCATCTGCAATAAGCTTAGAGAGGCGGAGAAGATAGCGGAGCACTCGGAGGTCTGGTTCGTGAACGGCAAGGTTAGGGGGAGGTTGAGCGGGGCGATAAGGGGGGACGGCTTCGGCACGAGGATAGTTTGA
- a CDS encoding mevalonate kinase, whose protein sequence is MRVLASAPAKIILFGEHSVVYGKPAIAAAIDLRTYVQARFNDNGAIKIEARDIKTPGLTVSFSEDEIYFESDYGKAAEVLSYVRQAIELVRDEADRSRGVTVSITSQIPVGAGLGSSAAVAVATIGAVSKLLGLELSNEEIGRLGHRVELLVQGASSGIDPTVSAIGGFIHYEGGRFERLPFMELPVVVGYTGSSGSTKELVAMVRRTYEEMPEIVEPILTAMGKIVEKARDVLLSDIEDGVRFQKLGRLMNINHGLLDALGVSTKKLSELVYAARTAGALGAKITGAGGGGCMYALAPEKQSEVATAITIAGGTPMITKISREGLRIEEVLP, encoded by the coding sequence ATGAGGGTTCTGGCTTCCGCGCCCGCTAAAATCATCCTCTTCGGCGAGCACAGCGTCGTCTATGGAAAGCCCGCGATAGCCGCGGCGATAGACCTCAGAACCTACGTCCAGGCCAGGTTCAACGATAACGGCGCGATTAAAATCGAAGCGAGGGACATAAAAACGCCCGGTTTGACCGTCTCGTTCTCCGAGGACGAGATATATTTCGAGAGCGACTACGGGAAGGCGGCCGAAGTCCTCAGCTACGTCCGTCAGGCGATAGAGCTCGTCAGGGACGAGGCGGATAGGAGCAGGGGCGTAACGGTCTCGATAACCTCTCAGATTCCCGTCGGTGCCGGTCTCGGGAGCTCCGCGGCCGTCGCGGTCGCCACCATAGGTGCCGTTTCAAAGCTCCTGGGCCTCGAGCTCTCGAACGAGGAGATCGGAAGGCTCGGTCACAGGGTCGAGCTCCTCGTCCAGGGGGCGTCGAGCGGTATCGATCCCACTGTCTCTGCCATCGGCGGCTTCATCCACTACGAGGGCGGGAGATTCGAGCGTCTTCCCTTCATGGAACTGCCCGTAGTCGTCGGCTACACCGGTTCGAGCGGCTCAACTAAGGAGCTCGTTGCCATGGTCAGGAGAACCTACGAGGAGATGCCGGAGATAGTCGAGCCCATACTCACGGCCATGGGCAAGATAGTTGAGAAGGCCAGGGACGTTCTCCTCTCGGATATCGAGGATGGGGTGCGCTTCCAGAAACTCGGCCGGCTAATGAACATCAACCACGGTCTCCTTGACGCCCTCGGGGTCTCGACGAAGAAGCTCAGCGAGCTGGTGTACGCCGCCCGGACCGCCGGCGCTCTTGGGGCCAAGATAACGGGAGCAGGCGGCGGGGGTTGCATGTACGCCCTGGCCCCGGAGAAGCAGAGCGAGGTCGCGACGGCGATAACCATAGCGGGCGGAACGCCGATGATAACGAAGATAAGCCGCGAGGGGCTCAGGATCGAGGAGGTCCTCCCATGA
- the mntA gene encoding type VII toxin-antitoxin system MntA family adenylyltransferase antitoxin, which produces MELNDALRKMLELGGDRVRFVILFGSHARGEARKDSDVDLCVYYKGTRREAFEFRMRVLGELPDNYDVQIFSLLPFFVRKECLKGLVLFCRDETFLYDLAYETIKEWEDFKRYHYDYLGLEAIE; this is translated from the coding sequence ATGGAGCTAAACGATGCCCTGAGGAAGATGCTCGAGCTGGGCGGGGACCGGGTTAGGTTCGTCATTCTCTTCGGCTCCCACGCGAGGGGGGAGGCCCGGAAGGACAGCGACGTTGATCTCTGCGTTTACTACAAGGGCACGAGGAGGGAGGCCTTCGAATTCAGGATGAGGGTCCTCGGGGAGCTTCCGGACAACTACGACGTGCAGATCTTCAGCCTGTTGCCCTTCTTCGTCAGGAAGGAGTGCCTGAAGGGCCTCGTTCTGTTCTGCAGGGACGAGACCTTCCTCTACGACCTCGCCTACGAAACCATCAAGGAGTGGGAGGACTTCAAGCGTTACCATTACGACTACCTTGGGCTGGAGGCGATAGAATGA
- a CDS encoding MEMO1 family protein gives MPEVRYPAVAGSFYPSGDELIGLLERFFGDLGEEGSERRITAGVAPHAGYVFSGYTASRTYKAIFEDGLPETFVILGPNHTGLGSPIAVYPAGKWRTPLGDVEVDSEMARAIAKLSGIADLDDLAHRYEHSVEVQVPFIQHLAERAGRDVRIVPITLGIQDEEVAEDLGKAIFEAAKELDRDVVVMASTDFMHYGPMYGYVPFSARAEELPHRIKEWDFRVIRRILDFDVVGMFRELREMNHTMCGPGGVGAAIVYSRLAGAVEAELLHYTTSYEVSRSTDAVVGYASIVFRR, from the coding sequence ATGCCTGAGGTAAGGTATCCTGCCGTCGCGGGTAGCTTTTATCCCTCTGGAGATGAGCTCATCGGGCTGCTGGAGCGGTTCTTCGGCGACCTCGGTGAGGAGGGAAGCGAGAGGAGGATAACCGCGGGCGTGGCCCCACACGCCGGCTACGTCTTCTCGGGTTACACGGCCTCAAGAACCTACAAAGCCATCTTCGAGGACGGCCTTCCCGAGACGTTCGTTATCCTCGGACCCAACCACACGGGGCTGGGCTCGCCGATAGCTGTCTATCCAGCCGGAAAGTGGCGCACGCCCCTGGGCGACGTTGAAGTTGACTCTGAGATGGCCAGGGCCATAGCCAAGCTCTCCGGCATCGCGGACCTCGACGACCTGGCCCACAGGTACGAGCACTCGGTGGAGGTTCAGGTGCCCTTCATCCAGCACCTGGCGGAGAGGGCCGGTAGGGACGTCAGGATAGTCCCGATAACCCTCGGAATCCAGGACGAGGAAGTCGCCGAAGACCTCGGGAAGGCCATCTTCGAAGCCGCTAAGGAGCTCGACAGGGACGTCGTGGTGATGGCGAGCACGGACTTCATGCACTACGGGCCGATGTACGGCTACGTGCCCTTCAGTGCCAGGGCCGAGGAGCTCCCGCACAGGATAAAGGAGTGGGACTTCAGAGTGATACGGAGGATCCTCGACTTCGACGTTGTGGGGATGTTCCGCGAGCTGAGGGAGATGAACCACACGATGTGCGGGCCCGGTGGGGTCGGGGCGGCTATTGTTTACTCGCGTCTGGCGGGGGCCGTTGAGGCGGAACTGCTCCACTACACGACAAGTTACGAGGTGAGCCGTTCGACCGACGCGGTGGTCGGCTACGCGAGCATCGTCTTCAGGCGATGA
- a CDS encoding pyridoxal-phosphate dependent enzyme has translation MLVCSRCGRKYPEDFRLTCECGGTLTVARELPADFSGGLRNYPDMRRYLAFIPVSEEHLPRLVPSITPVSRLKVNGVTALFKLEYLQPTGSFKDRGTYVTVAKLKGESITEVVLDSSGNAAISLAAFSRMEGIRAHLFVPEHTSPGKLALLRRLGAELHVVEGDRMAVHREAVSFSKEKGIAYVSHWLNPYFLEGTKVAALEAYEQAGVPDYVISPAGSGTLFLGLWKGFSELRSMGEIDELPTFVAVQAEGYESLCERSTRKSHLAEGIAITEPPRLEEMEAVLDETGGTCVSVGDPGIERALRWLWERGFPVEPTSATVLAALWELRKRSFIRSGSSVLLPLTGSGLKGVEGI, from the coding sequence GTGCTGGTGTGCTCCAGATGCGGAAGGAAGTATCCCGAGGATTTCAGGCTAACCTGCGAATGCGGGGGCACGTTAACGGTAGCGCGTGAACTTCCGGCGGACTTCTCAGGGGGCCTGCGTAATTATCCCGACATGAGGAGATACCTTGCGTTCATTCCCGTTTCGGAAGAGCATCTCCCGCGGCTGGTTCCTTCGATAACACCGGTTTCCCGGCTGAAGGTTAACGGCGTTACCGCGCTCTTCAAACTCGAATATCTCCAGCCGACCGGTTCCTTCAAGGATCGAGGAACTTACGTAACCGTGGCCAAACTGAAGGGAGAAAGCATCACCGAGGTTGTCCTCGACAGCTCCGGCAACGCAGCGATAAGTCTGGCCGCCTTTTCGAGGATGGAGGGGATAAGGGCCCACCTCTTCGTTCCAGAGCACACGAGCCCGGGAAAGCTCGCCCTTCTGAGAAGACTTGGCGCTGAGCTTCACGTCGTCGAAGGCGACAGGATGGCCGTCCACCGGGAGGCCGTGAGCTTCTCCAAAGAAAAAGGGATAGCCTACGTATCCCACTGGCTCAACCCCTATTTCCTCGAGGGGACAAAGGTTGCAGCTCTTGAGGCCTACGAACAGGCCGGCGTTCCCGATTACGTCATCTCTCCAGCGGGGAGCGGGACCCTCTTCCTCGGCCTCTGGAAGGGGTTCTCGGAGCTGAGGAGCATGGGCGAGATAGACGAGCTCCCGACCTTTGTGGCGGTTCAGGCCGAAGGCTACGAGAGCCTCTGCGAGCGCTCCACCCGGAAAAGCCACCTCGCGGAGGGGATAGCGATAACCGAACCGCCGAGGCTTGAAGAGATGGAGGCCGTTCTGGACGAAACCGGCGGAACCTGCGTAAGCGTCGGCGACCCCGGGATAGAGCGGGCGTTGAGGTGGCTCTGGGAACGGGGCTTCCCTGTGGAGCCAACCTCGGCAACGGTTCTCGCGGCCCTGTGGGAGCTCCGGAAGAGGAGTTTCATACGCTCGGGCTCGAGCGTTCTTCTCCCGCTCACGGGTTCCGGGCTGAAGGGTGTGGAAGGTATTTAA
- the udp gene encoding uridine phosphorylase, translated as MGEKFVSAERPQTEEGYQYHIACRPGDVARYVLLPGDPERVPKISALWDEAREIAFHREYRTHTGKYRGVPISVTSTGIGGPSTAIAVEELAAIGADTFIRVGSTGAIQPGMEIGDLIIAKAAVRLEGTSKQYVRVEYPAVADLEVTLALIEAAETLGMRYHLGITASTDSFYLGQGRPGLNGYFPSFARSIMDDLRQANVTNFEMEAATLYTLANIYGLRAGCVCAVFANRVTDEFGKAGEKEAAQVASEAVKILAEWDEEKEKAGKKVWFPGLRKL; from the coding sequence ATGGGAGAGAAGTTCGTTTCGGCCGAGAGGCCCCAGACCGAGGAGGGCTACCAGTACCACATCGCCTGCAGGCCGGGGGACGTCGCGAGGTACGTCCTGCTCCCCGGGGATCCGGAGAGGGTTCCGAAGATAAGCGCCCTCTGGGACGAGGCGAGGGAGATAGCCTTCCACAGGGAGTACAGAACGCACACCGGGAAGTACAGGGGGGTTCCGATAAGCGTCACCTCGACTGGGATAGGTGGTCCCTCGACCGCCATAGCGGTGGAGGAGCTGGCGGCGATAGGCGCGGACACCTTCATCAGGGTAGGCTCGACCGGCGCGATACAGCCGGGGATGGAGATAGGGGACCTCATAATAGCAAAGGCGGCGGTCAGGCTCGAGGGAACCTCAAAGCAGTACGTCCGCGTTGAGTACCCGGCCGTTGCAGACCTCGAGGTCACGCTCGCATTAATCGAGGCCGCGGAGACGCTGGGAATGCGCTACCACCTCGGCATAACGGCCTCGACGGACAGCTTTTACCTCGGTCAGGGGAGACCGGGATTAAACGGCTACTTCCCGAGCTTCGCGAGGAGCATAATGGACGACCTGAGGCAGGCCAACGTCACGAACTTCGAGATGGAGGCGGCGACCCTCTACACACTGGCGAACATCTACGGCCTGCGGGCGGGGTGCGTCTGCGCGGTCTTCGCCAACCGCGTTACCGACGAGTTCGGAAAGGCTGGGGAGAAGGAGGCGGCCCAGGTCGCCAGTGAGGCCGTGAAGATACTCGCGGAGTGGGACGAGGAAAAGGAGAAGGCTGGAAAGAAAGTCTGGTTCCCTGGGCTGAGGAAGCTCTAA
- a CDS encoding M20 metallopeptidase family protein — MNPLTEAMRIKDEIVSWRRDFHMHPELGYEEERTSRIVEKHLRGWGYRIKRVGTGIIADIGEGEKTIALRADMDALPVQEENDVPYRSRVPGKMHACGHDAHTAMLLGAAKIISEHVDEFNGRVRLVFQPAEEGGNGAVKMIEGGALDGVDAIFGLHVWHDLPSGVIGIREGPFLAGAGFFEVRVIGKGGHGASPHQTVDPIPVAAEAVLALQTIVSRNVPPIDTGVVSVTSIHAGTAFNVIPEEVEMKGTIRFFKDEIGELIRKRMEEIFEGVSRAHGASHELSIKELVPPTVNDGGMARFARKVAEKYGLRYGDVEPTMGAEDFSFYLQKVPGAFLALGIYNEERGIIYPFWLAVTFVNIVTVNLPSSGFIGGLSGGTETPHIFATTPSPVPIRA, encoded by the coding sequence ATGAACCCACTCACCGAGGCCATGAGAATTAAAGACGAGATAGTATCCTGGAGAAGGGACTTCCACATGCACCCCGAGCTCGGCTACGAGGAGGAGAGAACCTCAAGGATAGTGGAGAAACACCTCCGCGGGTGGGGGTACAGGATAAAACGCGTCGGAACGGGAATAATCGCGGACATTGGCGAAGGAGAGAAGACGATAGCGTTGAGGGCGGACATGGACGCTCTACCCGTTCAGGAGGAGAACGACGTTCCGTACAGGTCGCGCGTTCCCGGGAAGATGCACGCCTGCGGCCACGACGCACACACCGCCATGCTCCTCGGAGCCGCGAAGATAATCTCGGAGCACGTAGATGAGTTCAATGGGAGGGTGAGGCTCGTCTTCCAGCCGGCCGAGGAGGGGGGCAACGGGGCCGTGAAGATGATAGAAGGAGGGGCGTTAGATGGCGTTGACGCTATCTTTGGCCTCCACGTCTGGCATGACCTCCCCAGCGGTGTAATCGGAATAAGGGAGGGGCCGTTTCTGGCGGGGGCTGGTTTCTTTGAGGTCCGGGTAATAGGAAAAGGTGGCCACGGTGCCTCACCACACCAGACGGTTGATCCGATCCCGGTAGCGGCGGAGGCGGTACTCGCACTCCAGACGATAGTCAGCAGGAACGTGCCCCCCATCGATACCGGGGTGGTCAGCGTTACCTCGATACACGCCGGAACGGCCTTCAACGTGATCCCCGAGGAGGTCGAGATGAAGGGGACCATACGGTTCTTCAAGGATGAGATAGGTGAGCTGATCCGGAAGCGCATGGAGGAGATATTCGAAGGCGTCTCAAGGGCTCATGGCGCTTCCCACGAGCTGTCCATAAAAGAACTCGTCCCGCCGACCGTTAACGATGGGGGGATGGCCCGCTTTGCCAGAAAAGTGGCCGAAAAGTACGGTTTGAGATACGGCGATGTCGAGCCGACCATGGGCGCCGAGGACTTCTCCTTCTACCTCCAGAAGGTTCCGGGAGCGTTCCTGGCCCTTGGAATCTACAACGAAGAGAGGGGGATAATATACCCGTTCTGGTTAGCCGTAACTTTTGTAAATATTGTTACGGTTAACCTTCCCTCCTCAGGCTTCATTGGAGGGCTTTCGGGGGGAACGGAAACTCCCCACATCTTCGCCACAACCCCCTCCCCAGTCCCCATTCGGGCTTAA
- a CDS encoding phosphoglycolate phosphatase: MGRVKAISLDIDGTITYPDRRLHEEAMRAIRLAESLGVPVMLVTGNSVPFAEAMAIMIGTSGPVVAEDGGALSIKDGRLRKRVYLTTMDEEWILWSEVKKRYPGAILSFSMPERKAGLVILRTVPVEAVRELIKELGLNLIAVDSGFAIHVKKPWINKGTGIEKACEVLGIKPREVAHVGDGENDLDAFRVVGYRVAVGQAPESLKGEADYVTEKTYGAGGAEGILHVLREFGYME, translated from the coding sequence ATGGGGCGGGTGAAGGCGATATCCCTGGACATAGACGGTACCATAACCTACCCGGATAGGCGACTCCACGAGGAGGCCATGAGGGCGATAAGGCTCGCTGAAAGCCTCGGCGTTCCCGTTATGCTCGTCACCGGCAATTCCGTTCCCTTCGCCGAGGCGATGGCGATAATGATAGGGACCAGCGGGCCGGTGGTGGCGGAGGACGGCGGGGCGTTATCCATCAAGGACGGCAGGCTGAGGAAGAGGGTCTACCTCACGACGATGGACGAGGAGTGGATCCTGTGGAGCGAGGTGAAGAAGCGCTATCCCGGGGCCATCCTGAGTTTCTCGATGCCGGAGAGAAAGGCGGGGCTCGTTATTCTCAGGACGGTCCCGGTCGAGGCGGTAAGGGAACTGATCAAGGAGCTCGGGCTTAATCTAATCGCCGTTGACTCCGGCTTCGCGATACACGTCAAGAAACCATGGATAAACAAGGGGACGGGAATAGAGAAGGCCTGCGAGGTGCTCGGGATAAAGCCGAGGGAAGTTGCCCACGTCGGGGACGGCGAGAACGATCTCGACGCCTTCCGCGTCGTCGGTTACCGCGTCGCGGTCGGTCAGGCCCCGGAGAGCCTGAAGGGGGAGGCCGACTACGTGACGGAGAAGACATACGGCGCGGGTGGGGCCGAGGGGATCCTCCACGTGCTGAGGGAGTTCGGTTACATGGAGTAA
- the truD gene encoding tRNA pseudouridine(13) synthase TruD, with protein sequence MDHREFFSRFRYLSKGPGIGGRIKAQPEDFVVIEEPLPAIFEGRKNAIFLLKKRNWDTMSAVKEIAKRAGISYRDVGFAGTKDRHAVTHQYVSVPAEAKERVENVRIRDIELRFVSYGRFIKLGHLLGNRFRIIVRDVDESAFGLTREIIRELREKGGFPNYFGYQRFGERRVTNHLIGKLLLRGDFEGAARLFLGAHGGGMEGDEARRNFWESGDVERALEEFPNFLRYERTLLHRYKETGSWKKAFLSLPLPIMRIFIHAYQSYLFNLYLSRRIEELPLNEALVGDIVVGVKGGIPYRDRTYRVTETNVNFVNGKIRKNRAMVSGPLFGFAMRRAAGLPGELERGILEEEGINPEAFKKLPKPMREPGGRRELLIRPLGMTYGYVPGTGMCFRFFLPKGVYATSVLREITKDH encoded by the coding sequence ATGGACCACCGCGAGTTCTTCTCCCGGTTTAGGTATCTGAGCAAGGGGCCCGGCATCGGCGGGCGAATCAAAGCCCAACCGGAGGACTTCGTCGTCATCGAGGAGCCTTTACCGGCGATATTCGAGGGGAGGAAAAACGCCATCTTCCTCCTGAAAAAACGCAACTGGGACACGATGAGCGCCGTCAAGGAGATAGCGAAGCGAGCCGGGATAAGTTACCGCGATGTAGGCTTCGCCGGGACGAAGGACAGGCACGCGGTGACCCACCAGTACGTGAGCGTGCCGGCCGAGGCAAAGGAAAGGGTTGAGAACGTCAGGATAAGGGACATCGAGCTGAGGTTCGTCTCCTACGGCCGCTTCATAAAGCTCGGCCACCTCCTTGGAAACCGGTTCAGGATAATCGTGCGGGACGTCGATGAGAGCGCCTTTGGGCTGACGAGGGAGATAATCCGCGAACTCAGGGAGAAGGGCGGTTTTCCCAACTACTTCGGCTACCAGCGCTTCGGTGAGAGGCGCGTTACGAACCACCTCATCGGAAAGCTGTTACTCAGGGGGGACTTTGAGGGCGCGGCGAGGCTCTTCCTCGGGGCCCATGGTGGTGGGATGGAGGGCGACGAGGCGAGGAGGAACTTCTGGGAGAGTGGGGATGTGGAGAGGGCCCTCGAGGAGTTCCCGAACTTCCTGCGCTACGAGAGGACGCTCCTTCACCGCTACAAGGAGACGGGAAGCTGGAAGAAGGCCTTCCTGAGCCTTCCGCTCCCGATAATGCGCATCTTCATCCACGCCTACCAGAGCTACCTCTTCAACCTCTACCTCTCGAGGCGCATCGAGGAGCTACCGCTGAACGAGGCCCTGGTGGGGGACATCGTGGTTGGGGTCAAGGGGGGAATTCCATACCGCGACAGGACCTACCGCGTAACTGAGACCAACGTAAATTTCGTCAACGGAAAGATAAGGAAGAACCGGGCGATGGTCTCGGGGCCCCTCTTCGGCTTCGCCATGCGGAGGGCGGCGGGTCTTCCGGGAGAGCTCGAGCGCGGGATTCTGGAGGAGGAAGGGATTAACCCGGAAGCCTTCAAAAAACTCCCGAAGCCCATGAGAGAACCCGGCGGGAGGAGGGAGTTGCTCATCAGGCCCCTCGGCATGACCTACGGCTACGTTCCCGGGACGGGCATGTGCTTCAGGTTCTTCCTTCCGAAGGGAGTCTACGCGACGAGCGTTCTCAGGGAGATAACCAAGGACCACTGA
- the pth2 gene encoding peptidyl-tRNA hydrolase Pth2, with translation MFRYKQVIVARKDLKLSRGKFAVQVAHGAVTAALKAQKEKPEWFKAWFHEGQKKVVVKAENEKSLFELKAQAEKLDIPTALIRDAGLTEIPPGTITVLAIGPAPEELVDRVTGHLKLV, from the coding sequence ATGTTCCGGTACAAGCAGGTCATCGTGGCGAGGAAGGATCTGAAACTCAGCAGGGGCAAGTTCGCTGTTCAGGTGGCCCACGGTGCCGTAACCGCCGCCCTCAAGGCCCAGAAGGAGAAACCCGAGTGGTTCAAGGCCTGGTTCCACGAGGGGCAGAAGAAGGTCGTCGTCAAGGCGGAGAACGAGAAAAGCCTATTCGAGCTGAAGGCTCAGGCCGAGAAGCTCGACATCCCGACGGCGCTCATCAGGGACGCCGGACTAACCGAGATACCCCCGGGTACGATAACCGTCCTGGCCATCGGGCCGGCCCCGGAAGAGCTGGTTGACAGGGTTACCGGACATTTAAAACTGGTGTGA